In Gimesia chilikensis, the following proteins share a genomic window:
- a CDS encoding C45 family autoproteolytic acyltransferase/hydolase, whose amino-acid sequence MVPAERYREIEVSGSPREMGRQLGEAAPEEVRTFCVVALERLQETMQVSPERARALAEVCLPVAREYSPDSVEELEGLAEAVAVPLWQIMLLQIRNQFTPEPDAGCTSLSVPDPSGRGAIVAQNWDNDPALDPFTIMLTRRPTGKPALMTLTQAGLISYIGFNSEGIGACLNSLPAPSRAHGVPHYFTLRELYEADSLAGAVEAIQRAERAIPANIMLATPEGPANLEVTIDSVQVLRPDETSWITHTNHCLHPELCQYNEQFPELIGSHPRKARIDELLQASPADPGVAEIKTALRDHQDYPRSICRHLNDDPDHGYWQTVFSVIIEPERQRMHVSRGTPCSAEYEVYQL is encoded by the coding sequence ATGGTTCCAGCTGAACGTTATCGTGAAATCGAAGTCAGTGGTTCTCCCCGCGAAATGGGTCGGCAGCTGGGAGAAGCTGCCCCCGAAGAGGTGCGGACCTTCTGCGTTGTGGCGCTGGAGAGACTCCAGGAGACGATGCAGGTCAGCCCGGAACGGGCCCGGGCTCTGGCGGAAGTCTGTCTGCCTGTCGCGAGAGAATATTCTCCCGATTCGGTAGAGGAACTTGAAGGTCTGGCCGAAGCCGTCGCTGTTCCGCTGTGGCAGATCATGTTGTTACAGATCCGGAATCAGTTCACGCCGGAACCGGATGCGGGGTGCACTTCGCTGAGTGTGCCGGATCCTTCCGGCAGGGGAGCGATCGTGGCTCAGAACTGGGACAATGACCCGGCTCTCGATCCGTTTACCATCATGCTGACGCGTCGCCCGACGGGAAAGCCGGCGTTGATGACGTTGACACAGGCCGGGTTGATTTCTTACATCGGGTTCAATTCAGAGGGCATTGGTGCCTGTCTGAATTCTCTGCCGGCCCCCAGTCGCGCACACGGAGTACCGCACTATTTCACGCTCCGCGAGCTCTATGAAGCAGACAGCCTGGCAGGCGCGGTGGAGGCGATCCAACGGGCCGAGCGGGCGATTCCCGCGAATATCATGCTGGCGACTCCTGAGGGACCTGCAAACCTGGAAGTGACGATTGACAGTGTGCAGGTTTTAAGGCCGGATGAGACAAGCTGGATTACACATACCAATCATTGTCTGCATCCGGAGCTCTGTCAGTACAATGAGCAGTTTCCGGAACTGATCGGTTCACATCCGCGTAAGGCGCGGATAGATGAATTGCTTCAAGCCAGTCCCGCCGATCCAGGAGTTGCAGAGATCAAAACCGCTCTCCGCGATCATCAGGATTATCCACGCTCGATCTGCAGGCATCTCAACGACGACCCCGATCACGGCTACTGGCAGACCGTGTTTTCCGTGATCATCGAACCGGAGCGGCAGCGGATGCATGTCTCGCGTGGTACCCCCTGCAGTGCGGAATACGAGGTCTATCAGCTTTGA
- a CDS encoding MBL fold metallo-hydrolase, with product MISRWLRFLLWQPYALLCRRFPLWPFQVKITQPVEYVTCIQIDNLLTRTLSRFSGGYDYAVCYLVDETLLIDTGFPWARRSLKQTLQKLGVVETITTVVNTHYHEDHTGNNDLLVELCDAQVLAHADAIPEIRFPVELRWYRSFLFGPSAIADAQPVGASVKTEHTRFEVIETPGHCPGHICLFEPERKILFSGDLYIAADLDSQLGDADGPKWITSLEQALQLRAEWLFDAHGTVLEGAEAVEQQLSRKLAFLQTIRDRVYEYATHAQTIEELTRKVFDRRGLVDFLSFGEGWLSLITGSDFSRSNIVKSFLREKFQQEASASLIQELEKEAGEPRISSA from the coding sequence ATGATCAGCAGGTGGCTGCGGTTTCTGTTATGGCAGCCTTATGCACTGCTCTGCCGCCGGTTTCCTCTCTGGCCGTTCCAGGTCAAGATTACGCAACCGGTGGAATACGTCACCTGTATTCAGATCGACAATTTACTGACACGCACGCTCAGCCGGTTCAGTGGCGGCTACGATTACGCGGTCTGTTATCTGGTCGACGAAACACTGCTGATCGACACCGGTTTTCCCTGGGCCCGTCGGAGCCTGAAACAGACGCTGCAGAAACTGGGCGTTGTGGAAACGATTACGACCGTCGTGAACACGCATTACCATGAAGATCACACGGGGAACAATGATCTGCTGGTGGAGCTGTGCGACGCGCAGGTTCTCGCGCATGCGGATGCGATTCCGGAGATCCGCTTTCCTGTGGAGTTGCGCTGGTACCGCAGTTTCCTGTTTGGACCTTCCGCCATCGCGGATGCTCAGCCGGTTGGTGCTTCGGTCAAAACGGAGCACACGCGATTCGAGGTCATCGAAACTCCCGGCCATTGCCCCGGGCATATCTGTCTGTTCGAGCCGGAGCGGAAGATCCTGTTCAGCGGCGATCTCTATATCGCAGCCGACCTGGACAGTCAACTGGGAGACGCCGACGGTCCAAAATGGATCACCAGCCTGGAGCAGGCGCTTCAGCTGCGTGCCGAGTGGTTGTTTGATGCGCATGGAACAGTTCTGGAAGGAGCCGAGGCCGTGGAACAGCAATTGAGCCGCAAACTTGCGTTCCTGCAGACAATTCGCGATCGCGTTTATGAATATGCCACGCACGCACAGACGATTGAGGAGCTGACGCGCAAGGTCTTCGACCGACGTGGTCTGGTCGACTTTCTTTCGTTTGGCGAAGGCTGGCTGTCACTGATTACCGGTTCGGACTTCTCGCGGAGTAATATTGTCAAATCGTTTTTGAGAGAGAAATTCCAGCAGGAAGCATCTGCATCGCTGATTCAAGAACTCGAAAAAGAAGCAGGTGAACCGCGGATTTCCTCTGCTTAA
- a CDS encoding fatty acid desaturase family protein codes for MNQSVISKSIPRISELGTDLLQLTGCQRRRTLSSPFLACAAYWIFAWQGYWAFAVVSLMVMSFLTYGSVSHDLVHQNLGLKRKTNDLFLMVIEAISLRSGHAYQVVHLHHHARFPHDDDIEAGASRMSLVGALLEGFLFQPRIYLWALRHPRGRLNWIIVEGVLVASIIVAAFLLIPVTIVPLVYVCLMIAGSWIIPLITAYIPHNPQGEDAAHQTRLFRGTLFRLIAFDHLYHLEHHLYPNVPHQNWHRLAQRLDPWFKQIGLKSIRSWF; via the coding sequence ATGAATCAGAGCGTCATTTCTAAATCGATTCCCCGGATTTCAGAGTTGGGGACCGATCTGCTGCAGCTGACTGGCTGTCAGCGGAGGAGGACACTCTCGTCTCCGTTTCTGGCCTGTGCCGCTTATTGGATCTTCGCCTGGCAGGGCTACTGGGCCTTCGCCGTAGTGTCGCTGATGGTCATGAGCTTTTTGACCTACGGCTCCGTTTCACACGATCTCGTGCATCAGAATCTGGGTTTGAAGCGAAAAACCAATGACCTGTTCCTGATGGTGATTGAAGCAATTTCGTTGCGGAGCGGGCACGCTTATCAGGTGGTGCATCTACATCATCACGCGCGGTTTCCTCACGATGATGATATCGAAGCTGGTGCCTCCCGGATGTCTCTGGTGGGTGCTCTGCTTGAAGGCTTTCTTTTCCAGCCACGTATCTATCTCTGGGCATTGCGGCATCCACGAGGCCGATTGAACTGGATCATTGTGGAAGGTGTTCTGGTAGCCTCAATCATAGTTGCGGCGTTTCTTCTGATTCCAGTCACAATTGTGCCGCTGGTTTATGTCTGCCTGATGATTGCCGGAAGCTGGATTATTCCGCTGATCACAGCTTATATCCCGCACAATCCCCAGGGAGAGGATGCCGCACACCAGACGCGACTGTTCCGCGGGACACTCTTCCGCCTGATTGCCTTCGATCATTTGTATCATCTGGAGCATCACCTGTATCCCAATGTTCCCCATCAGAACTGGCACCGGCTGGCACAACGTCTGGATCCCTGGTTTAAACAGATCGGCCTGAAGTCGATTCGTTCCTGGTTCTGA